A window of the Salvelinus fontinalis isolate EN_2023a chromosome 26, ASM2944872v1, whole genome shotgun sequence genome harbors these coding sequences:
- the LOC129824001 gene encoding nonsense-mediated mRNA decay factor SMG7-like isoform X3: MNLCAQYLRRQAEALKADMTDFKLGAAEVWTSRQALQDLYQKMLVTDLEYALDKKVEQDLWNHAFKNQITTLQSQAKNRANPNRSEVQANLSLFLEAASGFYTQLLQELCTVFNVDLPCRVKSSQLGIISNKQTNTSAIVKPQPSSCSYICQHCLVHLGDIARYRNQTSQAESYYRHAAQLVPSNGQPYNQLAILASSKGDHLTTIFYYCRSIAVKFPFPAASTNLQKALAKAVESRDEVKTKWSVSDFIKAFIKFHGHVYLSKSLEKLNNLREKLEEQFQRLILQKAFSSQQLVHITIINMFELHHLRDFGNETDDQSFSSEEQIGWFQLLGLFMSFLGVMCSRALLNMNRGEEIMGECPLPAIKVSLDWLKLRPTVFQDGAVDRRQYVWPWLVSILNSFQPKEDDVSCASITPLPEEFELQGFLALRPALRTLDFTKGHQGVAVDKEGLPVRARHQRLISLGKWVADNQPGLIQYKVRDGLLLFITDIEELAIEEPQEKDAPVLQESSNSEQTPNEGNMGLKSVLSMGKTQNSVLEIGERPVVTFKENIKPREQSREPSRNHHQKEAGKERRDFGKGNGVPGKGEQKRDGKRKSEVKKNSHEKAADAGKQVKAQSDMRKMPVSEARKTPVTQTQTTCSSQFIPIHHPGAFPPLPSRQGFPPPAYVIPPPVAFSMNPGFTFSTGMSVPGPFLQSASHPQQPGAQQVQVQAGKPSHIPYSQQRPSVPGAMNQGAPQGQPQQQPSQTMQQVQLQVQALVQQQQSPTKPVQPVQLGKSPPHHPGMQQYMQVDQAGQMWGQHQAQQHQTQPTMQKMQAMQMPVKQPYYMGSPQEPLKLFEQQQYAMQTVPQQNSMDKKMKYPDVKMQDFYWDPSYRMGDNRPMVGERMGKRLPPGAFHPDQDNTPRGPPFEDKSSPLLPPDLLKSISDFEEEEELSFTKPHGFYQALAGPLSTAPGRNIFLPNQSRMESGSEVIGQSSSLMPLSGFPIQESSYQNNSIFSQAYGKNMAPNPKSDTPMLHQEPSLYSLFEGTPWSPSLPASSDHSTPASQSPHSSNPSSLPSSPPTHNHGSIPFSNFGPIGTPDNRDRRMVDRWKVEKTPVSGFGLDYLPAASSSSDHRTPENSWHQGNAPSSSWAAQELPMEDSSTVLLDSLKSIWSSSMMQPGPSALEQLLMQQKQQRGRGTMNPPH, translated from the exons ACATGACAG ATTTTAAGCTTGGTGCAGCAGAGGTCTGGACTTCAAGGCAAGCGCTTCAGGACTTGTACCAGAAGATGCTGGTGACTGATCTGGAGTATGCTTTGGACAAGAAAGTGGAGCAAGATCT CTGGAACCATGCTTTTAAAAATCAaataacaacactacagagtcAAGCCAAGAACCGAGCCAACCCCAATAGAAGTGAGGTGCAGGCCAATCTGTCCCTATTTCTCGAGGCAGCTAGTGGATTCTACACACAA TTACTACAGGAGCTGTGTACCGTGTTCAACGTGGACTTGCCTTGCCGTGTGAAGTCATCTCAGCTTGGAATTATCAGCAATAAACAGACCAACACCAGCGCCATTGTAAAACCCCAACCCAGCTCTTGCTCTTATATCTGCCAGCATTGTCTCGTCCACCTCGGAGACATCG CACGGTATCGCAACCAAACCAGCCAAGCGGAGTCCTATTACAGACACGCAGCTCAACTTGTTCCTTCAAATG GTCAGCCTTACAATCAGCTGGCCATCCTGGCCTCCTCTAAAGGGGACCACCTCACAACGATATTCTACTACTGCAGGAGCATTGCTGTCAAGTTCCCTTTCCCTGCAGCCTCCACCAACCTGCAGAAAGCTCTCGCTAAAGCTGTTGAAAG CCGTGATGAGGTCAAAACAAAGTGGAGTGTGTCAGATTTCATCAAGGCCTTCATCAAGTTCCATGGTCACGTTTACCTGAGCAAGAGCCTGGAGAAGCTTAACAACCTGAGAGAAAAGCTGGAAGAACAATTTCAG CGGCTGATTCTGCAGAAAGCCTTCAGCTCCCAGCAGCTGGTCCACATCACAATTATCAACATGTTTGAGCTGCACCATCTGAGGGACTTCGGAAATGAAACAGACGACCAGAGCTTCAGCTCCGAGGAGCAAATCGGCTGGTTCCAACTTCTCGGTCTCTTCA TGTCATTTCTTGGTGTCATGTGTAGCCGAGCACTGCTGAATATGAACCGAGGAGAGGAGATCATGGGAGAATGTCCATTGCCAGCCATCAAGGTGTCCCTGGACTGGCTCAAACTACGACCTACCGTTTTTCAGGATGGTGCCGTGGACAGACGACAGTA TGTTTGGCCTTGGCTGGTGTCCATTCTGAACAGTTTCCAACCAAAGGAAGATGATGTTTCCTGTGCATCAA TAACTCCACTTCCAGAGGAGTTTGAACTGCAGGGGTTTTTGGCTCTCAGGCCAGCGCTAcg GACCCTTGACTTCACTAAAGGCCACCAGGGTGTTGCTGTGGACAAGGAGGGTCTGCCAGTCCGTGCCCGTCATCAGAGGCTCATCAGCCTGGGGAAATGGGTGGCAGACAACCAGCCAGG GCTGATTCAGTACAAAGTCAGGGATGGCCTGCTGCTGTTCATCACCGACATCGAGGAATTGGCCATCGAGGAGCCCCAGGAGAAGGATGCCCCTGTGCTCCAGGAGTCCTCCAACAGTGAGCAGACCCCCAACGAGGGCAACATGGGCCTGAAGTCAGTCTTGTCCATGGGCAAGACCCAGAACAGCGTGTTGGAGATCGGCGAGAGGCCCGTGGTGACCTTCAAGGAGAACATCAAGCCCCGGGAGCAGAGCAGGGAGCCTAGCCGCAATCACCACCAGAAGGAGGCAGGGAAGGAACGGAGGGACTTCGGCAAAGGCAACGGAGTGCCGGGAAAAGGAGAGCAGAAGAGGGATGGCAAGAGGAAGAGTGAGGTGAAGAAGAACAGCCATGAGAAAGCTGCAGACGCAGGGAAACAG GTGAAAGCCCAGTCGGATATGAGGAAGATGCCAGTGTCTGAGGCCAGGAAGACTCCAGTCACTCAGACCCAGACTACCTGCTCCTCCCAGTtcatccccatccaccacccgGGAGCCTTCCCTCCACTGCCCAGCCGACAAG GTTTCCCCCCTCCGGCCTATGTGATCCCTCCTCCCGTGGCGTTTTCCATGAATCCCGGCTTTACCTTCTCTACGGGCATGTCTGTCCCCGGGCCGTTCCTGCAGTCGGCCTCCCACCCTCAGCAGCCCGGTGCCCAGCAG GTGCAGGTTCAGGCTGGGAAGCCGTCGCACATTCCATACAGCCAGCAGAGGCCGTCAGTGCCAGGGGCGATGAACCAAGGTGCTCCCCAGGGACAGCCCCAGCAACAGCCTTCccagaccatgcagcaggtgcaGCTCCAGGTCCAGGCTCTTGTCCAACAGCAGCAGTCACCCACCAAGCCTGTGCAGCCAGTACAGCTGGGAAAGAGCCCACCTCACCATCCAGGGATGCAGCAG TACATGCAGGTAGATCAGGCTGGACAGATGTGGGGCCAGCACCAGGCCCAGCAGCACCAGACCCAGCCCACCATGCAGAAGATGCAGGCCATGCAGATGCCTGTCAAGCAGCCCTACTACATGGGAAGCCCCCAGGAACCCCTCAAGCTCTTTGAGCAACAGCAGTACGCCATGCAGACGGTTCCCCAGCAGAACAGCATGGACAAGAAGATGAAGTACCCGGATGTGAAAATGCAGGATTTTTACTGGGACCCTTCCTACCGCATGGGGGATAACAGACCGATGGTGGGGGAGAGGATGGGCAAGCGGCTGCCCCCTGGGGCCTTCCACCCAGACCAAGACAACACACCCAGGGGGCCTCCTTTTGAG GACAAGAGCTCCCCTCTTCTGCCTCCAGACCTGTTAAAAAGTATATCAGAttttgaggaggaggaagagctgtCCTTTACTAAGCCTCATGGTTTCTACCAGGCCTTGGCTGGCCCTCTTAGTACTGCTCCAGGACGAAATATATTT TTGCCAAATCAGTCAAGAATGGAAAGTGGCTCTGAGGTGATTGGCCAGTCGTCTTCTCTCATGCCCTTATCTGGGTTCCCAATTCAG GAGAGTTCCTATCAAAACAACAGCATTTTTAGCCAGGCCTATGGGAAGAACATGGCTCCCAACCCCAAGTCCGACACTCCCATGCTTCACCAGGAACCTTCTCTCTACTCCCTGTTTGAAGGAACTCCATGGTCCCCATCCCTTCCCGCCAGCTCAG ACCACTCTACACCAGCAAGCCAGTCCCCCCATTCTTCCAACCCAAGCAGTTTACCCTCTTCTCCACCCACGCACAACCATGGCTCCATCCCCTTCTCTAACTTCGGCCCCATAGGAACACCCGACAACCGAGACAGGAGGATGGTCGACCGCTGGAAGGTGGAAAAGACGC CTGTGAGTGGGTTTGGTCTGGACTATCTGCCCGCTGCGTCGTCATCTTCAGACCACCGAACCCCTGAGAACAGCTGGCACCAGGGGAACGCCCCCAGCAGCTCCTGGGCCGCCCAGGAGTTGCCAATGGAAGACTCCTCCACTGTGCTCCTGGACAGTCTGAAG TCCATCTGGTCTAGCTCCATGATGCAGCCGGGGCCTTCGGCCCTGGAGCAGCTCCTCATGCAGCAGAAGCAGCAGAGGGGCCGGGGCACCATGAACCCTCCACACTGA
- the LOC129824001 gene encoding nonsense-mediated mRNA decay factor SMG7-like isoform X1, whose protein sequence is MNLCAQYLRRQAEALKADMTDFKLGAAEVWTSRQALQDLYQKMLVTDLEYALDKKVEQDLWNHAFKNQITTLQSQAKNRANPNRSEVQANLSLFLEAASGFYTQLLQELCTVFNVDLPCRVKSSQLGIISNKQTNTSAIVKPQPSSCSYICQHCLVHLGDIARYRNQTSQAESYYRHAAQLVPSNGQPYNQLAILASSKGDHLTTIFYYCRSIAVKFPFPAASTNLQKALAKAVESRDEVKTKWSVSDFIKAFIKFHGHVYLSKSLEKLNNLREKLEEQFQRLILQKAFSSQQLVHITIINMFELHHLRDFGNETDDQSFSSEEQIGWFQLLGLFMSFLGVMCSRALLNMNRGEEIMGECPLPAIKVSLDWLKLRPTVFQDGAVDRRQYVWPWLVSILNSFQPKEDDVSCASITPLPEEFELQGFLALRPALRTLDFTKGHQGVAVDKEGLPVRARHQRLISLGKWVADNQPGLIQYKVRDGLLLFITDIEELAIEEPQEKDAPVLQESSNSEQTPNEGNMGLKSVLSMGKTQNSVLEIGERPVVTFKENIKPREQSREPSRNHHQKEAGKERRDFGKGNGVPGKGEQKRDGKRKSEVKKNSHEKAADAGKQVKAQSDMRKMPVSEARKTPVTQTQTTCSSQFIPIHHPGAFPPLPSRQGFPPPAYVIPPPVAFSMNPGFTFSTGMSVPGPFLQSASHPQQPGAQQQVQVQAGKPSHIPYSQQRPSVPGAMNQGAPQGQPQQQPSQTMQQVQLQVQALVQQQQSPTKPVQPVQLGKSPPHHPGMQQYMQVDQAGQMWGQHQAQQHQTQPTMQKMQAMQMPVKQPYYMGSPQEPLKLFEQQQYAMQTVPQQNSMDKKMKYPDVKMQDFYWDPSYRMGDNRPMVGERMGKRLPPGAFHPDQDNTPRGPPFEDKSSPLLPPDLLKSISDFEEEEELSFTKPHGFYQALAGPLSTAPGRNIFLPNQSRMESGSEVIGQSSSLMPLSGFPIQESSYQNNSIFSQAYGKNMAPNPKSDTPMLHQEPSLYSLFEGTPWSPSLPASSDHSTPASQSPHSSNPSSLPSSPPTHNHGSIPFSNFGPIGTPDNRDRRMVDRWKVEKTPVSGFGLDYLPAASSSSDHRTPENSWHQGNAPSSSWAAQELPMEDSSTVLLDSLKSIWSSSMMQPGPSALEQLLMQQKQQRGRGTMNPPH, encoded by the exons ACATGACAG ATTTTAAGCTTGGTGCAGCAGAGGTCTGGACTTCAAGGCAAGCGCTTCAGGACTTGTACCAGAAGATGCTGGTGACTGATCTGGAGTATGCTTTGGACAAGAAAGTGGAGCAAGATCT CTGGAACCATGCTTTTAAAAATCAaataacaacactacagagtcAAGCCAAGAACCGAGCCAACCCCAATAGAAGTGAGGTGCAGGCCAATCTGTCCCTATTTCTCGAGGCAGCTAGTGGATTCTACACACAA TTACTACAGGAGCTGTGTACCGTGTTCAACGTGGACTTGCCTTGCCGTGTGAAGTCATCTCAGCTTGGAATTATCAGCAATAAACAGACCAACACCAGCGCCATTGTAAAACCCCAACCCAGCTCTTGCTCTTATATCTGCCAGCATTGTCTCGTCCACCTCGGAGACATCG CACGGTATCGCAACCAAACCAGCCAAGCGGAGTCCTATTACAGACACGCAGCTCAACTTGTTCCTTCAAATG GTCAGCCTTACAATCAGCTGGCCATCCTGGCCTCCTCTAAAGGGGACCACCTCACAACGATATTCTACTACTGCAGGAGCATTGCTGTCAAGTTCCCTTTCCCTGCAGCCTCCACCAACCTGCAGAAAGCTCTCGCTAAAGCTGTTGAAAG CCGTGATGAGGTCAAAACAAAGTGGAGTGTGTCAGATTTCATCAAGGCCTTCATCAAGTTCCATGGTCACGTTTACCTGAGCAAGAGCCTGGAGAAGCTTAACAACCTGAGAGAAAAGCTGGAAGAACAATTTCAG CGGCTGATTCTGCAGAAAGCCTTCAGCTCCCAGCAGCTGGTCCACATCACAATTATCAACATGTTTGAGCTGCACCATCTGAGGGACTTCGGAAATGAAACAGACGACCAGAGCTTCAGCTCCGAGGAGCAAATCGGCTGGTTCCAACTTCTCGGTCTCTTCA TGTCATTTCTTGGTGTCATGTGTAGCCGAGCACTGCTGAATATGAACCGAGGAGAGGAGATCATGGGAGAATGTCCATTGCCAGCCATCAAGGTGTCCCTGGACTGGCTCAAACTACGACCTACCGTTTTTCAGGATGGTGCCGTGGACAGACGACAGTA TGTTTGGCCTTGGCTGGTGTCCATTCTGAACAGTTTCCAACCAAAGGAAGATGATGTTTCCTGTGCATCAA TAACTCCACTTCCAGAGGAGTTTGAACTGCAGGGGTTTTTGGCTCTCAGGCCAGCGCTAcg GACCCTTGACTTCACTAAAGGCCACCAGGGTGTTGCTGTGGACAAGGAGGGTCTGCCAGTCCGTGCCCGTCATCAGAGGCTCATCAGCCTGGGGAAATGGGTGGCAGACAACCAGCCAGG GCTGATTCAGTACAAAGTCAGGGATGGCCTGCTGCTGTTCATCACCGACATCGAGGAATTGGCCATCGAGGAGCCCCAGGAGAAGGATGCCCCTGTGCTCCAGGAGTCCTCCAACAGTGAGCAGACCCCCAACGAGGGCAACATGGGCCTGAAGTCAGTCTTGTCCATGGGCAAGACCCAGAACAGCGTGTTGGAGATCGGCGAGAGGCCCGTGGTGACCTTCAAGGAGAACATCAAGCCCCGGGAGCAGAGCAGGGAGCCTAGCCGCAATCACCACCAGAAGGAGGCAGGGAAGGAACGGAGGGACTTCGGCAAAGGCAACGGAGTGCCGGGAAAAGGAGAGCAGAAGAGGGATGGCAAGAGGAAGAGTGAGGTGAAGAAGAACAGCCATGAGAAAGCTGCAGACGCAGGGAAACAG GTGAAAGCCCAGTCGGATATGAGGAAGATGCCAGTGTCTGAGGCCAGGAAGACTCCAGTCACTCAGACCCAGACTACCTGCTCCTCCCAGTtcatccccatccaccacccgGGAGCCTTCCCTCCACTGCCCAGCCGACAAG GTTTCCCCCCTCCGGCCTATGTGATCCCTCCTCCCGTGGCGTTTTCCATGAATCCCGGCTTTACCTTCTCTACGGGCATGTCTGTCCCCGGGCCGTTCCTGCAGTCGGCCTCCCACCCTCAGCAGCCCGGTGCCCAGCAG CAGGTGCAGGTTCAGGCTGGGAAGCCGTCGCACATTCCATACAGCCAGCAGAGGCCGTCAGTGCCAGGGGCGATGAACCAAGGTGCTCCCCAGGGACAGCCCCAGCAACAGCCTTCccagaccatgcagcaggtgcaGCTCCAGGTCCAGGCTCTTGTCCAACAGCAGCAGTCACCCACCAAGCCTGTGCAGCCAGTACAGCTGGGAAAGAGCCCACCTCACCATCCAGGGATGCAGCAG TACATGCAGGTAGATCAGGCTGGACAGATGTGGGGCCAGCACCAGGCCCAGCAGCACCAGACCCAGCCCACCATGCAGAAGATGCAGGCCATGCAGATGCCTGTCAAGCAGCCCTACTACATGGGAAGCCCCCAGGAACCCCTCAAGCTCTTTGAGCAACAGCAGTACGCCATGCAGACGGTTCCCCAGCAGAACAGCATGGACAAGAAGATGAAGTACCCGGATGTGAAAATGCAGGATTTTTACTGGGACCCTTCCTACCGCATGGGGGATAACAGACCGATGGTGGGGGAGAGGATGGGCAAGCGGCTGCCCCCTGGGGCCTTCCACCCAGACCAAGACAACACACCCAGGGGGCCTCCTTTTGAG GACAAGAGCTCCCCTCTTCTGCCTCCAGACCTGTTAAAAAGTATATCAGAttttgaggaggaggaagagctgtCCTTTACTAAGCCTCATGGTTTCTACCAGGCCTTGGCTGGCCCTCTTAGTACTGCTCCAGGACGAAATATATTT TTGCCAAATCAGTCAAGAATGGAAAGTGGCTCTGAGGTGATTGGCCAGTCGTCTTCTCTCATGCCCTTATCTGGGTTCCCAATTCAG GAGAGTTCCTATCAAAACAACAGCATTTTTAGCCAGGCCTATGGGAAGAACATGGCTCCCAACCCCAAGTCCGACACTCCCATGCTTCACCAGGAACCTTCTCTCTACTCCCTGTTTGAAGGAACTCCATGGTCCCCATCCCTTCCCGCCAGCTCAG ACCACTCTACACCAGCAAGCCAGTCCCCCCATTCTTCCAACCCAAGCAGTTTACCCTCTTCTCCACCCACGCACAACCATGGCTCCATCCCCTTCTCTAACTTCGGCCCCATAGGAACACCCGACAACCGAGACAGGAGGATGGTCGACCGCTGGAAGGTGGAAAAGACGC CTGTGAGTGGGTTTGGTCTGGACTATCTGCCCGCTGCGTCGTCATCTTCAGACCACCGAACCCCTGAGAACAGCTGGCACCAGGGGAACGCCCCCAGCAGCTCCTGGGCCGCCCAGGAGTTGCCAATGGAAGACTCCTCCACTGTGCTCCTGGACAGTCTGAAG TCCATCTGGTCTAGCTCCATGATGCAGCCGGGGCCTTCGGCCCTGGAGCAGCTCCTCATGCAGCAGAAGCAGCAGAGGGGCCGGGGCACCATGAACCCTCCACACTGA
- the LOC129824001 gene encoding nonsense-mediated mRNA decay factor SMG7-like isoform X4 gives MNLCAQYLRQAEALKADMTDFKLGAAEVWTSRQALQDLYQKMLVTDLEYALDKKVEQDLWNHAFKNQITTLQSQAKNRANPNRSEVQANLSLFLEAASGFYTQLLQELCTVFNVDLPCRVKSSQLGIISNKQTNTSAIVKPQPSSCSYICQHCLVHLGDIARYRNQTSQAESYYRHAAQLVPSNGQPYNQLAILASSKGDHLTTIFYYCRSIAVKFPFPAASTNLQKALAKAVESRDEVKTKWSVSDFIKAFIKFHGHVYLSKSLEKLNNLREKLEEQFQRLILQKAFSSQQLVHITIINMFELHHLRDFGNETDDQSFSSEEQIGWFQLLGLFMSFLGVMCSRALLNMNRGEEIMGECPLPAIKVSLDWLKLRPTVFQDGAVDRRQYVWPWLVSILNSFQPKEDDVSCASITPLPEEFELQGFLALRPALRTLDFTKGHQGVAVDKEGLPVRARHQRLISLGKWVADNQPGLIQYKVRDGLLLFITDIEELAIEEPQEKDAPVLQESSNSEQTPNEGNMGLKSVLSMGKTQNSVLEIGERPVVTFKENIKPREQSREPSRNHHQKEAGKERRDFGKGNGVPGKGEQKRDGKRKSEVKKNSHEKAADAGKQVKAQSDMRKMPVSEARKTPVTQTQTTCSSQFIPIHHPGAFPPLPSRQGFPPPAYVIPPPVAFSMNPGFTFSTGMSVPGPFLQSASHPQQPGAQQVQVQAGKPSHIPYSQQRPSVPGAMNQGAPQGQPQQQPSQTMQQVQLQVQALVQQQQSPTKPVQPVQLGKSPPHHPGMQQYMQVDQAGQMWGQHQAQQHQTQPTMQKMQAMQMPVKQPYYMGSPQEPLKLFEQQQYAMQTVPQQNSMDKKMKYPDVKMQDFYWDPSYRMGDNRPMVGERMGKRLPPGAFHPDQDNTPRGPPFEDKSSPLLPPDLLKSISDFEEEEELSFTKPHGFYQALAGPLSTAPGRNIFLPNQSRMESGSEVIGQSSSLMPLSGFPIQESSYQNNSIFSQAYGKNMAPNPKSDTPMLHQEPSLYSLFEGTPWSPSLPASSDHSTPASQSPHSSNPSSLPSSPPTHNHGSIPFSNFGPIGTPDNRDRRMVDRWKVEKTPVSGFGLDYLPAASSSSDHRTPENSWHQGNAPSSSWAAQELPMEDSSTVLLDSLKSIWSSSMMQPGPSALEQLLMQQKQQRGRGTMNPPH, from the exons ACATGACAG ATTTTAAGCTTGGTGCAGCAGAGGTCTGGACTTCAAGGCAAGCGCTTCAGGACTTGTACCAGAAGATGCTGGTGACTGATCTGGAGTATGCTTTGGACAAGAAAGTGGAGCAAGATCT CTGGAACCATGCTTTTAAAAATCAaataacaacactacagagtcAAGCCAAGAACCGAGCCAACCCCAATAGAAGTGAGGTGCAGGCCAATCTGTCCCTATTTCTCGAGGCAGCTAGTGGATTCTACACACAA TTACTACAGGAGCTGTGTACCGTGTTCAACGTGGACTTGCCTTGCCGTGTGAAGTCATCTCAGCTTGGAATTATCAGCAATAAACAGACCAACACCAGCGCCATTGTAAAACCCCAACCCAGCTCTTGCTCTTATATCTGCCAGCATTGTCTCGTCCACCTCGGAGACATCG CACGGTATCGCAACCAAACCAGCCAAGCGGAGTCCTATTACAGACACGCAGCTCAACTTGTTCCTTCAAATG GTCAGCCTTACAATCAGCTGGCCATCCTGGCCTCCTCTAAAGGGGACCACCTCACAACGATATTCTACTACTGCAGGAGCATTGCTGTCAAGTTCCCTTTCCCTGCAGCCTCCACCAACCTGCAGAAAGCTCTCGCTAAAGCTGTTGAAAG CCGTGATGAGGTCAAAACAAAGTGGAGTGTGTCAGATTTCATCAAGGCCTTCATCAAGTTCCATGGTCACGTTTACCTGAGCAAGAGCCTGGAGAAGCTTAACAACCTGAGAGAAAAGCTGGAAGAACAATTTCAG CGGCTGATTCTGCAGAAAGCCTTCAGCTCCCAGCAGCTGGTCCACATCACAATTATCAACATGTTTGAGCTGCACCATCTGAGGGACTTCGGAAATGAAACAGACGACCAGAGCTTCAGCTCCGAGGAGCAAATCGGCTGGTTCCAACTTCTCGGTCTCTTCA TGTCATTTCTTGGTGTCATGTGTAGCCGAGCACTGCTGAATATGAACCGAGGAGAGGAGATCATGGGAGAATGTCCATTGCCAGCCATCAAGGTGTCCCTGGACTGGCTCAAACTACGACCTACCGTTTTTCAGGATGGTGCCGTGGACAGACGACAGTA TGTTTGGCCTTGGCTGGTGTCCATTCTGAACAGTTTCCAACCAAAGGAAGATGATGTTTCCTGTGCATCAA TAACTCCACTTCCAGAGGAGTTTGAACTGCAGGGGTTTTTGGCTCTCAGGCCAGCGCTAcg GACCCTTGACTTCACTAAAGGCCACCAGGGTGTTGCTGTGGACAAGGAGGGTCTGCCAGTCCGTGCCCGTCATCAGAGGCTCATCAGCCTGGGGAAATGGGTGGCAGACAACCAGCCAGG GCTGATTCAGTACAAAGTCAGGGATGGCCTGCTGCTGTTCATCACCGACATCGAGGAATTGGCCATCGAGGAGCCCCAGGAGAAGGATGCCCCTGTGCTCCAGGAGTCCTCCAACAGTGAGCAGACCCCCAACGAGGGCAACATGGGCCTGAAGTCAGTCTTGTCCATGGGCAAGACCCAGAACAGCGTGTTGGAGATCGGCGAGAGGCCCGTGGTGACCTTCAAGGAGAACATCAAGCCCCGGGAGCAGAGCAGGGAGCCTAGCCGCAATCACCACCAGAAGGAGGCAGGGAAGGAACGGAGGGACTTCGGCAAAGGCAACGGAGTGCCGGGAAAAGGAGAGCAGAAGAGGGATGGCAAGAGGAAGAGTGAGGTGAAGAAGAACAGCCATGAGAAAGCTGCAGACGCAGGGAAACAG GTGAAAGCCCAGTCGGATATGAGGAAGATGCCAGTGTCTGAGGCCAGGAAGACTCCAGTCACTCAGACCCAGACTACCTGCTCCTCCCAGTtcatccccatccaccacccgGGAGCCTTCCCTCCACTGCCCAGCCGACAAG GTTTCCCCCCTCCGGCCTATGTGATCCCTCCTCCCGTGGCGTTTTCCATGAATCCCGGCTTTACCTTCTCTACGGGCATGTCTGTCCCCGGGCCGTTCCTGCAGTCGGCCTCCCACCCTCAGCAGCCCGGTGCCCAGCAG GTGCAGGTTCAGGCTGGGAAGCCGTCGCACATTCCATACAGCCAGCAGAGGCCGTCAGTGCCAGGGGCGATGAACCAAGGTGCTCCCCAGGGACAGCCCCAGCAACAGCCTTCccagaccatgcagcaggtgcaGCTCCAGGTCCAGGCTCTTGTCCAACAGCAGCAGTCACCCACCAAGCCTGTGCAGCCAGTACAGCTGGGAAAGAGCCCACCTCACCATCCAGGGATGCAGCAG TACATGCAGGTAGATCAGGCTGGACAGATGTGGGGCCAGCACCAGGCCCAGCAGCACCAGACCCAGCCCACCATGCAGAAGATGCAGGCCATGCAGATGCCTGTCAAGCAGCCCTACTACATGGGAAGCCCCCAGGAACCCCTCAAGCTCTTTGAGCAACAGCAGTACGCCATGCAGACGGTTCCCCAGCAGAACAGCATGGACAAGAAGATGAAGTACCCGGATGTGAAAATGCAGGATTTTTACTGGGACCCTTCCTACCGCATGGGGGATAACAGACCGATGGTGGGGGAGAGGATGGGCAAGCGGCTGCCCCCTGGGGCCTTCCACCCAGACCAAGACAACACACCCAGGGGGCCTCCTTTTGAG GACAAGAGCTCCCCTCTTCTGCCTCCAGACCTGTTAAAAAGTATATCAGAttttgaggaggaggaagagctgtCCTTTACTAAGCCTCATGGTTTCTACCAGGCCTTGGCTGGCCCTCTTAGTACTGCTCCAGGACGAAATATATTT TTGCCAAATCAGTCAAGAATGGAAAGTGGCTCTGAGGTGATTGGCCAGTCGTCTTCTCTCATGCCCTTATCTGGGTTCCCAATTCAG GAGAGTTCCTATCAAAACAACAGCATTTTTAGCCAGGCCTATGGGAAGAACATGGCTCCCAACCCCAAGTCCGACACTCCCATGCTTCACCAGGAACCTTCTCTCTACTCCCTGTTTGAAGGAACTCCATGGTCCCCATCCCTTCCCGCCAGCTCAG ACCACTCTACACCAGCAAGCCAGTCCCCCCATTCTTCCAACCCAAGCAGTTTACCCTCTTCTCCACCCACGCACAACCATGGCTCCATCCCCTTCTCTAACTTCGGCCCCATAGGAACACCCGACAACCGAGACAGGAGGATGGTCGACCGCTGGAAGGTGGAAAAGACGC CTGTGAGTGGGTTTGGTCTGGACTATCTGCCCGCTGCGTCGTCATCTTCAGACCACCGAACCCCTGAGAACAGCTGGCACCAGGGGAACGCCCCCAGCAGCTCCTGGGCCGCCCAGGAGTTGCCAATGGAAGACTCCTCCACTGTGCTCCTGGACAGTCTGAAG TCCATCTGGTCTAGCTCCATGATGCAGCCGGGGCCTTCGGCCCTGGAGCAGCTCCTCATGCAGCAGAAGCAGCAGAGGGGCCGGGGCACCATGAACCCTCCACACTGA